One window from the genome of Populus alba chromosome 15, ASM523922v2, whole genome shotgun sequence encodes:
- the LOC118037336 gene encoding rhamnogalacturonan I rhamnosyltransferase 1, whose amino-acid sequence MGVVKGVEKIRISISRPSSKMKVWMIRATTSVLLWTCVVQLTTIGEMWGPRVLKGWPSQSVSAALQENVPSLPARVLPPKRVYKNNGYLMVSCNGGLNQMRAAICDMVAIARYLNVTLIVPELDKTSFWADPSEFQDIFDVEHFITSLRDEVRVLKELPSRLKQRVELGMTYTMAPVSWSDISYYYNQVLPLIRKYKVVHLNKTDARLANNHQPLELQKLRCRVNFIALRFTTQIEELGKRVIRLLRQNGPFLVLHLRYEMDMLAFSGCTQGCNDEEVEELTRMRYAYPWWKEKIINSDLKRKDGLCPLTPEETALTLRALDIDPNMQIYVAAGEIYGGDRRMASLAASYPKLVRKETLLEPSDLRFFQNHSSQMAALDYLVALESDIFVPTYDGNMAKVVEGHRRFLGFKKTILLDRRLLVDLIDRYTNGSLTWDEFSYYVKESHADRMGGPTKRLVIPDRPKEEDYFYSNPEECLQSSEDPLSSST is encoded by the exons ATGGGGGTAGTTAAAGGAGTAGAAAAGATAAGGATTAGTATATCAAGGCCGTCGTCGAAAATGAAGGTGTGGATGATAAGGGCAACGACGTCGGTTTTGTTGTGGACATGTGTGGTTCAGTTGACGACAATCGGTGAGATGTGGGGTCCTAGGGTTTTGAAAGGTTGGCCTTCTCAATCTGTCTCTGCCGCCTTGCAAGAGAATGTTCCTTCTCTCCCTGCTCGCGTTTTGCCTCCAAAGA GGGTTTATAAGAACAATGGATACTTAATGGTCTCGTGCAATGGAGGTCTTAATCAAATGAGAGCTGCG ATATGCGATATGGTTGCTATTGCTAGATATTTGAATGTTACACTTATAGTACCAGAACTGGATAAAACCTCCTTTTGGGCTGATCCCAG TGAGTTCCAAGACATATTTGATGTGGAGCATTTTATCACATCGTTAAGGGATGAGGTTCGGGTACTGAAAGAATTGCCTTCCAGGCTGAAGCAGAGAGTGGAACTGGGGATGACTTATACCATGGCACCAGTTAGTTGGTCGGATATTTCTTACTATTATAACCAG GTTCTTCCTTTGATACGGAAGTACAAAGTTGTACATCTAAATAAAACTGATGCTCGACTTGCCAATAATCACCAACCTCTAGAGCTGCAGAAGTTGCGCTGCCGTGTGAATTTTATTGCTCTGAGATTCACCACTCAAATAGAGGAGTTGGGTAAGAGAGTTATAAGGCTTCTAAGGCAAAATGGTCCCTTCTTGGTACTTCACCTTCGATATGAAATGGACATGCTGGCGTTTTCTGGCTGTACTCAAGGTTGCAACGATGAAGAGGTGGAAGAATTGACTAGAATGAG ATATGCTTATCCTTggtggaaagaaaaaataataaattcggACTTGAAGAGGAAAGATGGGTTGTGTCCTTTGACACCTGAGGAAACAGCTCTCACGTTGAGGGCACTGGACATTGATCCAAATATGCAAATATATGTTGCAGCTGGTGAAATATATGGGGGTGATAGGAGAATGGCAAGTCTTGCTGCATCTTATCCAAAACTG GTCAGAAAGGAAACACTGTTGGAACCATCAGACCTTAGGTTCTTCCAGAATCACTCATCTCAAATGGCAGCATTGGATTATCTTGTTGCACTGGAGAGTGATATTTTTGTCCCTACCTATGATGGAAACATGGCTAAAGTTGTTGAAGGCCATCGCAG ATTCCTTGgctttaagaaaacaattttacTGGACAGAAGGCTTTTGGTTGATCTGATAGATCGATACACTAATGGATCACTGACCTGGGATGAATTTTCGTATTATGTAAAAGAATCCCATGCAGATCGGATGGGCGGCCCAACAAAAAGGCTGGTGATCCCTGACAGGCCTAAAGAAGAGGATTACTTCTATTCAAACCCAGAAGAGTGTTTGCAGTCATCGGAGGATCCATTGAGCAGCAGCACATGA
- the LOC118037335 gene encoding pre-mRNA-splicing factor SLU7-A — translation MATASVAFKSREDHRKQIELEEARKAGLAPAEVDEDGKEINPHIPQYMSSAPWYLNAEKPSLKHQRKWKSDPNYTKSWYDRGAKVFQAEKYRKGACHNCGAMTHAAKSCVERPRKVGAKWTNIHIAPDEKIETIELDYDGKRDRWNGYDPSSYAHVVERYEARDAARRKHVKEQQLKKLEEKNGNQNAEDGVNDVDNDEDDLRVDEAKVDESKQMDFAKVEKRVRTTGGGSTGTVRNLRIREDTAKYLLNLDVNSAHYDPKTRSMREDPLPDADPNEKFYEGDNQYRNSGQALEFKHLNIHAWEAFDKGQDIHMQAAPSQAELLYKNHKVIKEKLKTRTKDTIMEKYGNAASEEEIPRELLLGQSERQVEYDRAGRIIKGQETVLPRSKYEEDVFINNHTTVWGSWWKDHQWGYKCCKQMIRNSYCTGAAGIKAAEAATDLMKANIDRKEATKEAPAPVEEKQLATWGTEVPEDLILDEKLLAEALRKEDERKREEKDERKRKYNVRWNDEVTAEDMEAYRMKKVHHDDPMKDFLH, via the exons ATGGCAACCGCGTcag TTGCATTTAAGTCTAGAGAGGACCATAGGAAGcagattgaattggaagaagcTCGTAAAGCTGGGCTTGCCCCTGCTGAGGTTGATGAGGATGGAAAGGAGATTAATCCTCACATTCCTCAGTATATGTCATCTGCACCTTGGTATCTCAATGCCGAGAAACCT AGCTTGAAACATCAAAGGAAGTGGAAATCAGATCCTAATTATACAAAATCATGGTATGATAGAGGTGCAAAAGTTTTCCAGGCTGAAAAATATAGAAAGGGTGCATGCCACAA TTGTGGAGCTATGACACATGCTGCAAAGTCATGCGTGGAAAGGCCCAGGAAAGTTGGTGCAAAATGGACTAACATACACATAGCCCCTGATGAAAAAATAGAGACTATTGAACTTGATTATGATGGCAAGCGAGACCGGTGGAATGGTTATGACCCATCAAGCTATGCCCATGTTGTTGAAAGATATGAAGCTCGAGATGCGGCTCGAAGGAAGCATGTGAAGGAacaacaacttaaaaaattGGAGGAGAAAAACGGGAACCAAAATGCTGAGGATGGGGTTAATGATGTTGACAATGATGAGGATGATTTAAGGGTAGATGAAGCCAAGGTTGACGAGAGCAAACAAATGGACTTTGCAAAGGTTGAGAAGCGTGTGCGAACAACAGGTGGTGGGAGCACAGGAACTGTTAGGAATTTGCGTATTCGTGAGGACACAgcaaaatatcttttaaatcttGATGTTAACTCTGCGCACTATGATCCCAAAACCCGGTCCATGCGTGAGGATCCTCTTCCAGATGCAGATCCAAACGAAAAATTCTACGAG GGAGATAACCAATATAGGAATAGTGGTCAAGCATTGGAGTTCAAGCATCTCAACATCCATGCTTGGGAGGCATTTGATAAGGGACAAGATATTCACATGCAAGCAGCTCCATCGCAAGCCGAGTTGCTATATAAGAATCATAAGGTCATAAAAGAGAAGTTGAAGACCCGTACGAAGGACACTATTATGGAGAAATATGGCAATGCGGCTAGTGAAGAGGAAATTCCAAGAGAACTTCTATTGGGACAGAGTGAAAGACAAGTTGAATATGATCGGGCAGGGCGGATTATCAAGGGGCAG GAGACTGTACTTCCTAGAAGCAAGTATGAAGAAgatgttttcattaataatcaCACAACCGTGTGGGGGTCATGGTGGAAGGATCATCAATGGGGCTACAAGTGCTGCAAGCAGATGATTCGGAACAGTTATTGCACAGGTGCTGCTGGAATAAAGGCTGCTGAGGCTGCAACTGATCTTATGAAGGCTAATATTGATCGTAAAGAGGCCACTAAAG AGGCACCTGCACCAGTGGAGGAGAAACAGCTTGCTACTTGGGGAACTGAGGTTCCAGAAGATTTAATTTTGGATGAGAAGTTACTCGCTGAAGCACTTAGAAAG gaagatgaaagaaaaagagaggagaaagatgAGAGAAAGCGGAAATACAATGTCAGGTGGAATGATGAG GTTACTGCTGAAGATATGGAGGCATATAGGATGAAGAAAGTCCATCATGACGACCCAATGAAGGATTTCCTCCATTAA